A genome region from Salvia splendens isolate huo1 chromosome 19, SspV2, whole genome shotgun sequence includes the following:
- the LOC121778578 gene encoding disease resistance protein RPP13-like isoform X1, with protein sequence MAAYGALVSLMHIIETLEKHPSPPISINEKQVQSLTQNITFLQEFLDCYISPFADSHEADPLERRIADAVYAAEDVIESHIVDQIHSGSTIVADHEFYHNLQKVIEEMDLINKEVKSIAVEAQTKQKPDVTLSASSPTVKENVIVGSNEVFLDVLDKLTSDQLKRQIIPITGMGGIGKTTLAMNLLENALVKERFNIRAWTTISQTYNVRETLREVLFRASGDSSSDLSEKELGQKLYQLLFGRKILVIMDAMWSIEAWEKIKFFFPDNQNGSRIIITTRLSDLSSQFNESCIVAMKFLDEASSWDLFCKTVFGKESCPIELEKIGKHVVANC encoded by the coding sequence AGTTcaatccctcactcaaaacatTACCTTCTTGCAGGAGTTTCTTGATTGCTATATTTCCCCTTTTGCTGATAGCCACGAAGCTGATCCATTGGAGCGTCGCATTGCTGATGCAGTTTACGCGGCTGAGGATGTTATCGAATCCCATATTGTGGATCAAATTCACAGTGGCTCCACAATTGTTGCAGATCATGAATTCTATCACAATCTACAGAAAGTGATAGAAGAAATGGATCTTATCAACAAAGAGGTGAAGAGCATTGCTGTTGAAGCTCAGACCAAGCAGAAGCCCGATGTTACCTTGTCGGCGTCTTCTCCCACTGTGAAAGAGAACGTGATCGTGGGCTCCAACGAAGTGTTTCTTGACGTTTTGGATAAGCTCACCAGTGATCAACTCAAGCGCCAGATCATTCCCATCACGGGGATGGGTGGCATTGGTAAGACCACTCTTGCCATGAATCTATTAGAGAATGCACTTGTTAAGGAGCGCTTTAATATACGTGCTTGGACTACAATTTCTCAAACTTATAATGTTAGAGAAACACTTAGAGAAGTTCTTTTTCGAGCAAGTGGAGATTCAAGTAGTGATCTGAGTGAGAAGGAGTTGGGACAAAAATTATACCAGCTTTTGTTCGGTAGGAAAATTCTTGTAATAATGGATGCTATGTGGAGCATAGAGGCGTGGGAGAAGATAAAATTTTTCTTTCCTGATAACCAAAATGGAAGTCGAATAATCATAACAACTAGGTTGTCTGACTTGAGTTCTCAGTTTAACGAGTCTTGTATAGTTGCCATGAAATTTCTAGATGAGGCTAGTAGTTGGGATTTATTTTGTAAGACAGTGTTCGGGAAAGAAAGTTGTCCAATTGAGTTGGAGAAGATTGGAAAGCATGTTGTAGCAAATTGTTAA